Proteins encoded in a region of the Fusarium falciforme chromosome 6, complete sequence genome:
- a CDS encoding Sphingolipid C9-methyltransferase 1 codes for MALKQNGGAHLVADIDFIETPEPPAETIATGKDCGVRLTKSPAIKNAPLPADGPGYEQWSNVLLFGALVGIPTWLSWKVGGGLKTTLFFSLFTSIPILIVIWTVMSKLSPRINDKVELPGRPVEFYLNFKSDLHRARWNGRHKIPMNTFFELYFTGQVDLNADALEVFEYRHEWATFNFTSETFRYLLFGFFPDVILHLRSQDEAQVGTNYNHGNDHYAWFLGPRMIYTSGIISDPTREETLEEMQDNKLAIVCEKIDLKQGETVLDIGCGWGTLAKFASVNYGAKVTGVTLASNQAQWGNDGLRKAGIPEEQSKLLVCDYRDIPDDTKFNKITQLEMAEHVGVRRLTTFFRQCYEMLEDDGSMYVQLSGLRKAWQYEDFIWGLFLNKYIFPGADASTPLSFYVGCLEAAGFEVKSVDTVGVHYSGTLWRWYRNWLGNAEKVKAKYGERWFRIWEIFLAYSTIASRQGSATCFQIVVVKNLNSTHRVDGISSQYGLQGALAAAKAAGKAFLPK; via the exons ATGGCGTTGAAACAGAACGGAGGGGCTCACCTCGTCGCTGACATCGACTTTATCGAGACCCCCGAACCTCCCGCCGAGACGATCGCTACTGGCAAGGACTGCGGCGTCCGCTTGACCAAG TCTCCCGCCATCAAGAACGCCCCGCTGCCCGCCGACGGTCCCGGATATGAACAATGGTCCAacgtcctcctcttcggcgCCCTCGTGGGCATCCCGACCTGGCTGTCGTGGAAGGTTGGAGGCGGCCTGAAGACGACCCTCTTCTTCAGCCTGTTCACCTCCATCCCCattctcatcgtcatctggACCGTCATGTCCAAGCTGAGCCCCCGCATCAACGACAAGGTGGAGCTTCCCGGCCGTCCCGTCGAGTTCTACCTCAACTTCAAGAGCGACCTACACCGTGCCCGCTGGAATGGAAGACACAAGATCCCCATGAATACCTTCTTTGAGCTGTACTTTACGGGCCAGGTCGACCTCAACGCCGACGCTCTCGAGGTCTTCGAGTACCGTCACGAGTGGGCCACCTTCAACTTCACGTCCGAGACCTTCCGTTACCTCCTGTTCGGCTTCTTCCCCGACGTCATTCTCCACCTCCGCTCGCAGGATGAGGCCCAGGTCGGCACCAACTACAACCACGGCAACGACCACTACGCCTGGTTCTTGGGTCCCCGCATGATCTACACGTCGGGCATCATCTCCGACCCCACCCGAGAGGAGACTCTCGAGGAGATGCAGGACAACAAGCTGGCAATTGTTTGCGAAAAGATTGATCTCAAGCAGGGCGAGACCGTCTTGGATATCGGCTGCGGTTGGGGAACCCTGGCCAAGTTCGCCAGTGTCAACTACGGCGCCAAGGTCACCGGTGTCACTCTTGCAAGCAACCAGGCGCAATGGGGCAACGACGGCCTTCGCAAGGCTGGCATCCCCGAGGAGCAGAGCAAGCTCCTCGTCTGCGACTACCGCGACATCCCCGACGACACCAAGTTCAACAAGATCACGCAGCTGGAGATGGCCGAGCACGTTGGTGTCCGAAGACTCACCACCTTTTTCCGACAGTGCTacgagatgctcgaggacgACGGCTCCATGTACGTTCAGCTATCTGGCCTGAGAAAGGCATGGCAGTACGAGGACTTTATCTGGGGACTGTTCTTGAACAAGTACATCTTCCCTGGTGCCGATGCCTCCACGCCGCTCTCCTTCTACGTTGGCTGCCTCGAGGCTGCCGGATTCGAGGTCAAGAG TGTTGATACTGTTGGTGTTCACTACTCTGGCACTCTGTGGCGATGGTACAGGAACTGGCTTGGAAATGCTgaaaaggtcaaggccaagtaTGGCGAGCGCTGGTTCAGG ATATGGGAAATCTTCCTGGCCTACTCGACCATCGCCTCCCGACAGGGCTCTGCCACTTGCTTCcagatcgtcgtcgtcaagaaCCTCAACTCCACACACCGCGTCGATGGCATCTCATCTCAGTACGGCCTCCAGGGCGCCCTGgccgctgccaaggctgctggCAAGGCTTTCCTGCCCAAGTAA